A single region of the Salmo salar chromosome ssa16, Ssal_v3.1, whole genome shotgun sequence genome encodes:
- the LOC106573410 gene encoding zinc finger protein 2 homolog → MFLFVGFMIFPILSKLKIHLKTHTGENLYPCNDCGKRFTTSRSLTVHQRVHTGEKRYSCSDCGKSFSRQGNLKTHERIHTGMKPYSCSVCGMSFSRLGDLKTHEGIHTGVKPYSCSDCGKSFSRLCHLKTHARIHTGVKPYFCSDCGNHFSRLGNLKTHERIHTGVKPYSCSDCGKSFSRLGDLKTHERIHTGVNSYSCSECGKSFTRLGHLKTHERIHTGVKPYSCFDCGKSFSRLENLRRHERIHTGVKPYSCSDCVKCFTTSTDLKVHQRTHTGEKPYSCSDCGTSFSRMAQLKRHQD, encoded by the exons atgtttttatttgttggctttat gattttcccaattctatcaaagctaaaaatacaccttaaaacacacactggagagaatctGTATCCCTGtaatgactgtgggaagagattcacaacATCAAGGTctctgacagttcatcagagagtgcacacaggagagaagcgttactcctgctctgactgtggaaagagtttctctcgacagggcaacttaaaaacacatgaacgtatacatacaggaatgaaaccttactcctgctctgtctGTGGAATGAGTTTCTCTCGACTAGGCGACTTAAAAACACATGAAGGTATACATACTGgagtgaagccttactcctgctctgactgtggaaagagtttctctcgactgTGTCACTTAAAAACACATGCACGTATACATACAGGTGTGAaaccttacttctgctctgactgtggaaatcATTTCTCTCGACTGGgcaacttaaaaacacatgaacgcatacatacaggagtgaagccttactcctgctctgactgtggaaagagtttctctcgactgggtgacttaaaaacacatgaacgtatacatacaggagtgaattcttactcctgctctgaatgtggaaagagtttcactCGACTGGGCCATttaaaaacacatgaacgtatacatacaggagtgaagccttactcctgctttGACTGTGGAAAAAGTTTCTCTCGACTGGAAAACTTAAGAagacatgaacgtatacatacaggagtgaagccttactcctgctctgactgtgtaaaatgcttcacaacatcaactgacctaaaagttcatcagagaacacacacaggagagaagccttactcctgctctgactgtggaacgAGTTTCTCTCGAATGGCCCAGTTAAAAAGACACCAAG actga